The following DNA comes from Camelina sativa cultivar DH55 chromosome 14, Cs, whole genome shotgun sequence.
TCAATGCCAATAACATTCGTGACACTTTCAGGATCCTTCTTCAGATGGGTGCTGTCTTGATGTTTGGAGGCCAAGTCCCTGTCGTTAAGGTTTatataaagattgaaactttatgatttgattaagataaagtttggatcttttttATTGAGATTTGAGTAATTTTGTTAGGTTGGGAGAATGGCGGGTCAATTTGCGAAGCCGAGATCGGATTCGTTTGAGGTGAAAGATGGAGTGAAGTTGCCGAGTTACAGAGGAGATAACATTAATGGAGATGCGTTTGATCCGAAATCGAGGATCCCTGATCCACAGAGGATGATTAGAGCTTATTGTCAATCTGCTGCTACTTTGAATCTTTTGAGAGCTTTTGCTACCGGTGGTTACGCTGCTATGCAGAGAGTTACTCAATGGAATCTTGATTTCACTGAACGTAGTGAGCAAGGAGACAGGtaacaaaaaacattaaaagcTTTAAGGAACTGCCATAAAGTTAGATGCTTGAGATTGTTTCTGTCTAGTGGGATGCAAAGTAGTCATGAGTAAGATACtattgtttggttgtttggttGTTATGAGTAAATAATCAGTCAGGCCTAGATCCTTATTATTGCTTCTGTTGGTTTATATACATAGTACTGACTACATCCTTATTATTGCTTCTGTTGGTTTATATTTGATTCAGTGCTCCCTTTTTGAATACCTAACTTTCTTTTAGCTATTTGGTATGCAACTAGTTAGGTCTACTTTATGGAGTtggatgcaaaaaaaaaagttttaagaagTTTTTCCCTTTTAAGTAGCTGAGAAGCCTAATCATTGTTTCAGCCTTATTGAGTAAATGTAGGGATATTTCGCTATTTTTTGTCTACATTTGGGGCATGTTTGATGATATCATCTGTTATTTTGGGTTGGTAGGTACCGTGAACTAGCTAACCGTGTTGATGAAGCGCTCGGTTTCATGCACGCTGCTGGACTAACGCTCGATCATCCCATAATGCAAACAACTGACTTCTGGACTTCCCATGAGTGTTTGCTCTTGCCTTATGAACAATCACTAACAAGGCTTGACTCGACCTCTGGTCTCTACTATGATTGTTCTGCTCATATGATTTGGGTTGGTGAGCGAACCAGACAGCTTGACGGTGCCCACGTTGAGTTCTTAAGAGGTGTTGCTAATCCTCTTGGAATCAAGGTTTGTTttaaactcttcttctctcatcagGTTTTAGTTTTACCTTAGTGAGACTAATTGAGATCGTTGTGATGGTGTGTAGGTGAGTGACAAGATGGATCCTAAGGAGCTAGTGAAGCTTATTGAGATCTTGAATGCTGACAATAAGCCTGGAAGGATTACTATAATCACAAGAATGGGAGCAGAGAATATGAGAGTGAAGCTTCCTCATTTAATCAGAGCTGTGCGACGCGCTGGACAGATTGTGACTTGGGTCAGTGATCCAATGCACGGAAACACCATTAAGGCTCCGTGTGGGCTCAAGACTCGTCCTTTTGACGCCATCTTGGTACGTTTTATAAAACACTCCCTATTGGTTACAACTTGTTATACTGTTTAGGTTCTTTTCATCATTGCAAGTGGtagaaatagaaataattttgtttttttttccaaagtatTTTAGTATATGATGATTATGGTAGTAGGTGAGATAGCGAAAGGTGACAAAAAATCAGAGTTTGGTTGGGCCAAAGTTGACACAGCTGCTTTTTTCAAGTTAGGTGGTGGTCctaagaagttaaaaaaaatgaaactactAAACTAAGCAATTATATTTGAGTTATATAacagaaatttataaaatagctCTAATTGTTTGATTTCGATAATTTGTTTCTGTAATTAGTAAAATACTACCAAAGCAAATGAGTTATTCTTgtacatttgataatatataggcTGAAGTGAGGGCGTTCTTCGACGTGCACGAGCAAGAAGGGAGCCACCCGGGAGGAGTTCACTTAGAGATGACTGGTCAGAACGTGACCGAGTGCATCGGTGGTTCACGTACAGTCACCTTCGACGACTTGGGCTCACGTTACCACACTCACTGTGACCCCCGTCTTAATGCTTCACAGTCTCTCGAGCTCTCCTTCATCATCGCCGAACGTCTTAGAAAGAGACGCATCAAGTCTCAACAGGCTTTTTCCGTCTAATCAAATAAACTTGTgcttattattaataatatctatctatctacatataaatgtatgtgtgtgtgtgagaacTCAATACAACgcttaaggttttgtttttaatgtttttagtgaGTATTACTTCCATTTTGGatttaataaaatcataaacgGTTGGATTTTTTACTAATGTTGTGAACAGTTATGTGTATATTGAACTAAATGTTTGGGTTTTCATCCTAACCACTTAAACCatagaaaataaaactgaaacaagttttgtgtttgaaatttACCAAGTAGAGAGATGCACGACAAAGTCAAGATATGATCTGGAACAATCAGGGATTCATTTGGAGACAAAGTGGAGGCCAAGTCTCTTAAAGTCCAAccatagaaatttttttatttggaaccCTCCCGAATGCTGGGGCCTAGAATATGGTAGCTTGTAAGAATATTCAAAGCACGACATACTATGTAAGAATTAAGAAGCAAAGATTACAAAGAAGTTgtcataaaaaacaaatatcaaaagaaaaaccacCAGACACGAAAGCAGCAGAAgttaataaaaacgaaaaacacCAACGatgaaaggaaaaagaaacacTAGTTAATGTTTGGAAGCAGCCCCGTCGTGGGCGAAGGCAGAAAGGTTGGAGACAACATGAAGGTCGAGAAAGTTATATTGGTCGGTGAATAGGGCCAATCTAGGGGAATGCTCTCCGTTTGAAGATCGTTCAAAGGATCGTTGAGCCAGTCTAGATTTATTAACGGTGAAGTCGCTGGAACCAATGGTTGAACGTTCTCCAGTTGTTGATCGTTCGTAGAATTGGGCAAGTCTAGACTCCCGAACAATGAAGTTGCCGAAACTGGTGGTGGAACGTTCTGAAGCAGTAGATCACTGGAAAAATTGGGCCACTCTTGACTCCATAACGGGGAAGTCACCGGAGCTGGTTCTCGTATATCACTGAGAGGATTGGGAAGGTCTACACTCCGCAACGGTAAAGTCTCTGAAACTGGTTGAATTGGAGGCGACAAGGCCGAAGAGAGTAGAGTACCGTTCGGAGCACTTGGCATGTCTAATGATCCGGACGGTGCACTCGTTGGAACCGGTGGTAATGGACTGTTCTCCCATCGATTGAAAAAAGACCTATACCATTCTAAAGATCCGACCCGTGCACTCGTCGGAATTGGTGGTGGTGGAATGTTCTATGATCCTTGATCGTTCCGAGAATCTGGCAAAACAGgaactggtggtggtggtggtggtggtggaatgCTCTCACGTTGTTGGTACACATCACCATTTGCGACCAAAGAAGCCAACGGAGACCACAATCCAGAGAACTGTTCCTGGTTCGTATCGTCTTCCATCAGATTTTTCTCAAAGTTCTTCAAGGTAGCAGCCATCGTAGTTTCCCTCGCTTCTTTCTCTCGAGGAACAAGCGGTGGCTGAAACAATGGTTTGGACAGTAGAGACGGGCGAGACGTTCGAGACCAGGGTGGAGCGTTGAGTGATGCAACAGTTGAGGTGGTCACGTCAGTGGTCCTACTCGGACCCGCAAGGAATGGATTATGTATAGTAGTCGTATGAATGATACTTGGGCGGAGATTGTCTCTGAGGACAGCCGGTGAGGCGAAGAACCGTCTgcataaaatagtttttttcgattttgatgatcTGCGCCCCAACATTCTGAGGTACCCGTCttgtaaaattataatactcACGGCGGCGGATACGTCTCTGATTTGAACTCTCAGGGGTAGGTTTCCGTTTTGAACGTTCACAGGTAGGTTTTGGATTTGAAGGTTCAGGGGTAAGTTTGCGTTTTGAACGTTCACGGGAAGGTTTCCGTCTTGAACGCTCAGGGGAAACAATGTTAGCTTGGTTCTGGTCAAGATCCATTGGAAAACTTGGAAGTAAATTGGTTATTATGGCTTCTTTTTATTactttctcttatttttccTAATTTGCTTATGTCTCCGCTCACAAATTTAAtaggtatatataatatatgttcttCATATCTATCTAGGTATTCATTAATTAGATTTccataaaaaaatatggtttgtAAAAATGTAATAAGTGGTCTAGATAGCTAGTCAATGATCATTTGTACTTTATACATTTTAGGTAATCttttaaatttgataatttttatttcataaattttgggtaatcttttaaatttgataatttttatttcatatattttaggtaatcttttaaatttgaattaagaGTCGGATCCGCGCAAAATTACGCGCGAATACTTGaattatttgtatataattgtattatttttaagaaatataaattgtatattcataaattacaatgtttatttatttcacataaagttaaaattttcaattattaaatgagcttttaaattttcattgttTGGCATaccattaaagaaaaaaattaaagttactTGTTTACCATAAACTACAATGTTGAATAGAATTTTTTGGAAATGtgttaatatgtatatacatattaacaATTCTCTCCCACCTCTCTCCTCTCCAAAAACACAAAGCAGCAGCCGCCTTCATTTTTGGCCAACGTCCGGTGGTTTTATAGCCTCGGCGTTGtgcctcttttgtttttaattgctTTTCTTCTCGCCTATGTCTTTGTTTGGCCTTTGATTGTCTTCTTTTGCTGGGTCGGTTGAGTTTCTCCTCTCCTTTGAAGATCCAGATCTGCTCCGTTTTGATGCTCGGTGGTGTTTAATCGAGGGGTTTCTTATTACAGGAAGGTGGGCTTGATTCCCTGTCTAGTTATTGATCTCAATCTCACCAAGTTAAGCGTGTTTGGTGTATCTCCTATTTGCTTGTTGGTGGCTTTAGTTGTTGTTTGGTAGATTAGTTTAGTGGTTCCTTTGTTCAGAGGTCTTTCTAGGGTTTGGATGGTGTGGCCATGGTTTCCTTTAAGGTTCTTTGTGGTATGTTAGGCTTTAACTGATGGATGTGGCTcgggtttttggttttaatattgGATCTTTATTCTACCTCTGCTTTGAGTCCTTTTGCTGGTTTGTGGTTGTGAGTTTCTCTAGGTTCGTTCTAGGTGTGAGTCATTTGGATGGTATTTTGTTGCCGAGTCACCTACTAGCCTCTCTTTGAGTTTCCTTGTGAAGTTTTCGAGTTAGGTTTTAGTCGAAGCAGTGGAATCGTTCTCTAATTCTTCTCTTGCGAGGACGTCACCAGTTTTATGTTTGTAGGTGGCTGAAACTGGGTTGACGAGTGTCCGCGTGTAAGAACAGTTGATCTTGCGTGGCTTGTCTCCAGTCGTTTTCAAGGTTTTCTTTGTCCCTAGGGTTTCTTGCTCTCATCGTCTGGCTGGTGAGGTGCTTGGGTAGTTGTATTTGTGTCTTTGGTCGCGATGGTATCTTGCTTTCCTCTCTGTCAGTTTTGCTTCTGGTTTGGCGTCGATGTGAGGTTTATCCAGCCTAATTGGTGCTTCCGACTCATAATGTTCTCTAGCGAAGCCAAGCGTGAGTCTCTCGTGCCTTTGTACAATTATAGTGTTTAGGGTTCATTTTCTCCAAAACATTTGTAACTCTTTAGATTTTTGCTTAAGAGTTTGTTTTTAATCAGCTTCCCTTTTTTGGGCTAATGACTCTGGGGACATTCAGTTGTCCGCCAGCTCTTGTAATTTCAACTTGTATCCTTCCTTGGTTCATTAATAAAATacagatgataaaaaaaataaaaaaaaaataaaaataaaaaaaaagacaaaacaagcaTCGACTGTTTTTAGAACAATAACTGATCACTTAATATTCCAGTGACAGTTACAACTTATTGCCATTTATTGCGGCAACTGTTTTTAACTGTTCCGGTGACAGTTTTTAATTCcataatagtatattttttcaGTCGCTGGCGCTGGTTGGCGATCATCAAAAGAACAGAGCCGTTTGTTTATAAACAGTACATATAAACAAGGTATTATGAG
Coding sequences within:
- the LOC104740946 gene encoding phospho-2-dehydro-3-deoxyheptonate aldolase 1, chloroplastic — translated: MALMNGSMNLTSVKPSTINHRSSAVPRPTSFRISAVQTDPKTSSASSAATPTPAALMKTVGVNVGKGKWAPESWRTKTALQQPEYPDLAELEAVLQTIEAFPPIVFAGEARLLEERLGQAAMGEAFLLQGGDCAESFKEFNANNIRDTFRILLQMGAVLMFGGQVPVVKVGRMAGQFAKPRSDSFEVKDGVKLPSYRGDNINGDAFDPKSRIPDPQRMIRAYCQSAATLNLLRAFATGGYAAMQRVTQWNLDFTERSEQGDRYRELANRVDEALGFMHAAGLTLDHPIMQTTDFWTSHECLLLPYEQSLTRLDSTSGLYYDCSAHMIWVGERTRQLDGAHVEFLRGVANPLGIKVSDKMDPKELVKLIEILNADNKPGRITIITRMGAENMRVKLPHLIRAVRRAGQIVTWVSDPMHGNTIKAPCGLKTRPFDAILAEVRAFFDVHEQEGSHPGGVHLEMTGQNVTECIGGSRTVTFDDLGSRYHTHCDPRLNASQSLELSFIIAERLRKRRIKSQQAFSV